The following are encoded in a window of Candidatus Cloacimonadota bacterium genomic DNA:
- a CDS encoding FecR domain-containing protein, with the protein MKKIILILIVQIFVWSLVSAEMAPSAVVLKTSGEIELHRQDDITKVTDGDILYNGDEIISKEQSLAAIRFVDDGAIIKLFSNSILTINTEKAENRLDKNLYLEVGELWSKVSKEKGAYAIETPTAVAAVKGTDFLTEVKGSGDTWLFTFEGVVELKSDLGTVEVDKGNTGIATKDAPPSSRKTEKGEVRKDVSEEIKADVETNVMEIEFKDPSGQTKTMKIFYK; encoded by the coding sequence ATGAAAAAAATAATACTCATTCTTATAGTTCAGATTTTTGTATGGAGTCTTGTAAGTGCAGAGATGGCACCTTCGGCAGTTGTACTTAAAACGAGCGGCGAGATTGAGCTTCACAGGCAGGATGACATTACAAAAGTTACTGACGGCGATATTCTCTACAATGGTGATGAGATCATCTCAAAAGAACAGTCACTTGCAGCTATTCGTTTCGTGGACGATGGTGCGATCATAAAACTCTTCTCCAATTCGATCCTTACGATCAATACGGAAAAAGCTGAGAACAGACTGGATAAAAACCTGTATCTCGAAGTCGGTGAACTGTGGTCAAAGGTATCCAAAGAAAAAGGCGCATATGCAATCGAAACACCGACCGCTGTTGCTGCTGTTAAAGGAACTGACTTTCTTACCGAAGTCAAAGGAAGTGGAGACACGTGGCTCTTTACCTTTGAGGGTGTGGTTGAATTAAAATCCGATCTCGGTACTGTCGAAGTAGATAAGGGTAATACTGGTATTGCAACGAAAGACGCTCCTCCTTCAAGCAGAAAGACCGAAAAAGGAGAGGTGCGTAAAGATGTATCAGAAGAGATAAAAGCCGATGTGGAAACAAATGTCATGGAGATCGAATTCAAAGATCCTTCAGGACAAACAAAAACAATGAAAATATTCTATAAATAG
- a CDS encoding threonylcarbamoyl-AMP synthase yields the protein MKKIIFKNEIEQALVSRATGVIKDNGILIHPTENLYGFGALIQDIPSIQKIIEIKQRKKNTKGFVVLVADYIQLDRLIEGASKTEKKCMQKYWPGPLTIILKAKKAFWKNPVCYKKKIAVRMVGNDIMRAILKEIDMPMISTSINISGEQSLNDPKLIIEKYHKLVDGIVIDNIHHFSNKPSTIIKIIGGQVIVLRKGAILKPNPRLK from the coding sequence ATGAAAAAAATTATCTTCAAAAATGAAATCGAACAAGCACTTGTCTCCCGGGCAACCGGTGTAATCAAGGACAATGGTATCCTTATACATCCTACCGAGAACCTATATGGCTTCGGAGCACTTATTCAAGATATCCCGAGCATTCAGAAGATAATTGAAATCAAGCAGAGAAAAAAAAATACAAAAGGATTTGTCGTTCTGGTAGCAGACTACATCCAACTCGACCGACTTATTGAAGGAGCCAGTAAAACTGAAAAAAAATGTATGCAAAAATACTGGCCCGGTCCTTTGACGATCATTCTAAAAGCGAAAAAAGCGTTCTGGAAAAATCCGGTTTGTTACAAAAAAAAGATCGCAGTGCGGATGGTAGGAAATGATATTATGAGGGCTATTCTAAAAGAAATAGATATGCCGATGATCAGTACTAGCATTAATATCAGCGGCGAACAAAGCTTGAACGATCCGAAACTCATTATTGAGAAATATCACAAACTTGTCGATGGGATCGTTATCGATAACATACATCACTTTTCCAACAAACCTTCAACAATTATCAAAATCATCGGAGGACAAGTCATCGTCCTTCGAAAAGGTGCGATCCTAAAACCCAATCCACGTCTTAAATAA
- a CDS encoding peptidoglycan DD-metalloendopeptidase family protein, whose protein sequence is MKSVVGSLLIIFVLISILSADITQTSKERIAELEKEIATTQQMIQELLAEKDLQNNTIYSHIKKLKSLQAQVDSYRNQKYRTELDIDSIKSAIIQNEQYFDENKNILNELVENLAFIHNRSRLIDHDPLNNWKSRGLQLCAHSLLDNLDSLRNFLTQHKGLSEQKETQLRQLLSNIEYTRSNYYSVLSKKEADEMELSFIEEIEVQYRNQISSLKEGITALENFIAQKEAEKYGKEYTFSFHDGLIWPVNGEIIQQYGIHKINNTNATIKSEGIYIKTPYGSPVKSIASGVVAFAGWFENKGNLVIIDHQNGFYSLYGFNEKLAVHKEQKIDQSDVIAYSGKNYLMDTEGLYFEIRKLGKAVDPLNYLN, encoded by the coding sequence TACTCTCTGCAGATATTACGCAGACCAGTAAAGAAAGAATTGCAGAACTGGAAAAAGAGATTGCAACAACCCAGCAAATGATCCAAGAACTCCTTGCAGAAAAGGATCTCCAGAACAATACCATTTACTCACATATCAAAAAATTAAAATCCCTCCAAGCTCAGGTGGATAGTTACCGAAATCAAAAATACAGAACGGAACTTGATATTGACAGCATCAAATCAGCAATTATCCAGAATGAACAGTATTTTGATGAGAACAAGAATATTCTTAACGAATTAGTTGAAAATCTTGCTTTTATCCATAATCGAAGCCGGCTCATAGACCATGATCCACTGAACAACTGGAAGTCCCGCGGACTGCAACTCTGTGCACATTCTCTGCTTGATAATCTCGATAGTCTAAGGAATTTCCTCACCCAACATAAAGGTCTGAGTGAACAGAAAGAAACGCAGCTCAGGCAGCTCCTCTCAAACATCGAATATACCCGATCGAACTATTATTCTGTTTTATCCAAAAAGGAAGCTGATGAGATGGAACTTTCCTTCATAGAAGAGATCGAAGTTCAATACCGCAACCAGATAAGTTCTCTGAAAGAGGGTATAACTGCACTGGAGAATTTCATCGCACAGAAAGAAGCCGAGAAGTATGGTAAAGAATATACTTTTTCATTTCATGACGGCTTGATATGGCCTGTAAACGGTGAGATCATTCAGCAGTATGGAATACACAAGATCAATAATACCAACGCTACGATCAAGAGCGAAGGTATTTATATCAAAACACCTTATGGCTCACCGGTCAAATCGATCGCTTCCGGTGTGGTAGCTTTCGCCGGATGGTTTGAGAACAAAGGAAATCTTGTGATCATCGATCATCAGAACGGCTTTTACAGTCTTTACGGTTTCAATGAAAAACTTGCGGTGCATAAAGAGCAGAAGATCGACCAGTCGGATGTCATTGCCTATTCAGGGAAAAACTATTTAATGGATACGGAAGGACTCTATTTCGAGATACGAAAACTCGGTAAAGCTGTCGATCCGTTGAATTATTTAAACTAA